One genomic region from Cryptococcus neoformans var. grubii H99 chromosome 10, complete sequence encodes:
- a CDS encoding translocation protein SEC62 has translation MAGPADATPVAEAQKRVSRDIALIEFLRGKNGPKVRRGILNGKRVEYFKGKTAIRTLLSPQYQKLKKVPAIKDEDEAKALMVKLLPFAFFLRTDRPVPAVPPPPGTPKTLNLAPQQSFDPLSYYAWFYDGSSLYMMLGGAAMVVIMLAGVMSPLWPIQLRIGVWYLSIGVPCLVGLFIALAIVRLIFWCLTVVSMKRAIWIYPDLFEDVGFFDSFRPTWAYDEPKKKKKRVTPGSTSSSSKSSRKAKISSSASTEQVGPTATAATAAVNGDDAPGSARAAKATSVETQPAAGNGGLRSRQAATIEEIEDDES, from the exons ATGGCGGGACCTGCTGATGCTACCCCAGTCGCCGAAGCTCA AAAGAGGGTGAGTAGGGATATCGCGCTTATTG AATTCTTGAGGGGCAAGAATGGACCAAAAGTCAGGAGGGGTATCCTAAACGGCAAGCGGGTGGAATACTTCAAGG GCAAGACGGCGATCCGAACATTGCTCTCGCCTCAGTATCAGAAATTGAAGAAAGTGCCTGCTatcaaggatgaggacgaagcCAAGGCTCTCATGGTCAAGCTGCTTCCCTT cgccttcttcttgcgAACAGATCGACCAGTGCCCGCCGTGCCCCCACCTCCCGGTACGCCCAAAACCCTCAATCTGGCTCCTCAACAGTCCTTCGACCCTTTATCATACTACGCGTGGTTCTACGATGGCTCTTCCCTTTATATGATGCTAGGAGGCGCAGCGATGGTAGTCATCATGCTCGCGGGCGTCATGTCCCCCCTCTGGCCCATCCAGCTCAGGATTGGTGTCTGGTACCTCTCGATCGGTGTCCCGTGTCTCGTGGGCTTGTTCATCGCGCTCGCGATTGTCAGGTTGATCTTTTGGTGCTTGACGGTCGTCTcgatgaagagggcgaTTTGGATCTACCCCGACTTGTTTGAGGATGTCGGATTT TTCGACTCTTTCCGACCCACATGGGCATACGATGAGcccaaaaagaagaagaaacgagTCACACCTGGatccacttcctcttcctccaaatcaTCAAGGAAAGCCAAGATCTCATCCTCAGCTTCGACAGAGCAGGTAGGGCCTACTGCAACTGCAGCTACAGCTGCGGTCAACGGTGATGATGCCCCCGGGTCTGCCAGGGCTGCCAAAGCGACTAGCGTCGAAACGCAGCCTGCCGCTGGTAATGGAGGATTGAGGAGTAGGCAGGCTGCTACGatcgaggagattgaggatgatgagtcATAG
- a CDS encoding phytanoyl-CoA dioxygenase, with product MLTHNLLASLRARSAASLLASSSTSVRSLATQASSTITSIRPSGDEIVNMRLSQRSIQVALEALRADGIVVVEDVVNKDAIDKLNSHMEKDTRTLMARGENGPFNYNLGNLQQSPPYDPDLFSPSIFVNPIGIQLTNAYLGERPTMSFISANSAVKAEVGQPVHSDADFSHPNIPFAAVVNVGLVDMNPKNGSTQVWLGTHNGTDLSCQEGTHGERASGRIKQDLLDARKPISPPLQPTIPKGSLIIRDLRLWHAGMPNTTDEIRIMLAMIHFAPWYRQRMTMKLPRSLRPTLEGVDRLGVAADWQDAEVDHLDAPYGNAFDFSQDQ from the exons ATGCTCACACACAATCTCCTTGCTTCCCTTCGCGCTCGCTCCGCCGCTTCCTTGCTTGCATCCTCGTCCACGTCCGTCCGATCCCTTGCCACTCAAGCCTCGTCCACCATCACATCTATCAGACCCAGCGGCGATGAGATCGTCAACATGCGCCTCAGCCAAAGATCTATCCAAGTAGCCCTCGAAGCTTTACGGGCAGACGGGATAGTCGTGGTCGAAGACGTAGTCAACAAAGACGCGATCGATAAGCTCAATTCCCACATGGAGAAGGACACGCGGACGCTCATGGCACGGGGAGAGAATGGACCATTCAACTATAATCTAGGCAATTTACAACAGAGCCCGCCATACGATCCGGATCTGTTCTCACCGTCGATATTTGTGAATCCTATCGGGATACAATTGACGAATGCCTACCTTGGGGAACGCCCGACCATGTCGTTCATCTCGGCCAACTCGGCCGTGAAGGCGGAGGTGGGACAGCCAGTACATTCTGATGCTGACTTCAGCCATCCAAAT ATTCCATTTGCAGCTGTGGTTAATGTCGGCCTCGTCGACATGAACCCCAAGAACGGCTCAACCC AGGTCTGGCTCGGAACACATAATGGCACGGATCTTTCTTGTCAGGAAGGGACGCATGGGGAGAGAGCCTCCGGTCGGATCAAGCAGGATTTATTGGATGCCCGGAAACCGATTTCTCCTCCATTGCAGCCCACTATCCCGAAAG GCTCACTGATCATCCGCGATCTTCGATTATGGCACGCCGGTATGCCCAATACAACCGACGAGATCAGGATCATGTTGGCAATGATCCACTTTGCACCTTGGTACAGACAACGAATGACTATGAAACTGCCCCGATCTCTGCGACCCACCCTGGAAGGAGTGGACCGGCTGGGCGTGGCGGCGGACTGGCAGGACGCAGAGGTAGATCATCTGGATGCGCCGTATGGGAATGCGTTTGATTTCAGCCAGGATCAGTAG
- a CDS encoding transcription initiation factor TFIIA small subunit → MAERLHAGVKIKSAVKGHLSTYGLLDNMWTFVVKDPQFKMEGIGGGSDMVGSSGVKIIARKNPDAPELKKKGAKD, encoded by the exons ATGGCCGAGCGTCTTCACGCAGGTGTCAAAATCAAAAGCGCGGTTAAA GGCCATCTTTCAACATACGGGCTTCTCGACAATATGTGGACCTTTGTTGTAAAAGACCCACAATTCAAGATGGAAGGCATTGGTGGAGG ATCTGATATGGTGGGCAGTTCAGGAGTGAAGATAATAGCGCGCAAAAATCCTGATGCGCCtgaattgaagaagaaaggtgCGAAGGACTAA
- a CDS encoding cleavage stimulation factor subunit 2: MASMKTLITTNPDQARQLLSSKPQLAYALFRAMLLRSIIDPSVLQRIQPIPANAAALPAPYPPAAKPFPYGVPPPQSQPPPSSYPSYPPAGAPEAPSPVAGGPGYRGAPPPSVAGGYNAGAPLLYNNLATARHNLDLLLGMVRLLQLQHHLLREWLGYRPLPRLLWQPFQRISRRCFFKCCSSLRPDQRPGPHPKSIYHAAPSTIPWSGRVISPFTIERKRKQHLPVIAHCWRLEMSTCEFTHQARGVQSCGGRTHRSSRL; the protein is encoded by the exons ATGGCCAGCATGAAG ActctcatcaccaccaaTCCAGACCAGGCGCGACAATTGCTAAGCAGTAAACCCCAATTAGCGTACGCCCTGTTTCGGGCCATGCTGCTCAGGAGCATAATCGATCCATCTGTCCTACAG CGTATCCAACCTATACCTGCAAACGCTGCCGCACTTCCCGCGCCATATCCTCCTGCAGCCAAGCCGTTCCCATACGGCGTGCCACCTCCGCAATCTCAACCACCTCCTTCCAGCTATCCCTCGTACCCGCCCGCTGGTGCTCCAGAGGCACCCTCACCGGTTGCTGGGGGTCCTGGATACAGAGGAGCACCGCCACCTTCAGTTGCAGGAGGCTATAACGCTGGCGCACCCCTCCTGTACAACAACCTGGCTACGGCACGCCACAACCTGGACCTGCTCCTGGGTATGGTGcgcctcctccagctccagCACCACCTGCTTCGGGAATGGCTGGGCTACCGCCCTCTGCCCAGGCTGCTCTGGCAACCCTTCCAGAGGATCAGCAG GCGATGCTTCTTCAAGTGTTGCAGCTCACTCCGACCAGATCAACGCCCTGGACCCCACCCAAAAAGCATCTACCATGCAGCTC CGTCAACAATTCCTTGGAGCGGCCGCGTAATATCCCCCTTTACTAtcgaaaggaagaggaaacaaCATTTACCAGTCATCGCACACTGCTGGCGATTGGAGATGAGCACGTGCGAGTTTACTCATCAAGCTCGAGGTGTTCAATCATGTGGAGGGCGAACGCACAGAAGCTCGAGGCTCTAA
- a CDS encoding drug transporter, producing the protein MPSVLPGEEGPPSTSVPVPDCDACPPPSTTCCQDQIQKESAAVDPIIPATSTIILQASPDLSLRCKYECNEKANLTDEGKQLHNDGCASSTRTVSEETLPEFQSSSLPPGCTWGPKLTPDLLNALKLDPSHYPSTTSSVGTSVGSSETVPRIIWVSFLPNSPHNPFFFSRTRKLGITAVATCFTLLTSVNVSAYSIGETSMCRDLGISAETAAVGLGIYCFGFAITPMILAPLSEEFGRRWTYVAAVFIFFVFHIMMAAAKNLATMLIARIIQGCAGSVGSTLVGGTIADIYIPVQRGLPSAVFAFAAIAGSGMGPVIFAWVESTTRLEWRWIWWIQSMTIGALFPFILLIMRETRESVILRRRAAKLRKEHQPGEKNEKADQNLFQAPDGVVGRFTAWSEMNRIGLWEAMRTSALRPFTFLVVEPVVAFFALWMSIAWGVLYIQIGGLPYVFRNIYAFSTNQVGLIYLSLVIGALIGFFANFVQDAIYRRRVHLDGVEARLYAPMVAGITFALGCFLFGFTSLQSIYWLVPCIGIVIIIASCLTIYISAFVYLSECYGSYASSAIAGQSFLRNAFGGAFSMFTVKMYTAITPRWTIFTWGVVALILAMVPFIAFYKGTVIRAHSKYSKILMREERERIEREKEKIEDREGERSI; encoded by the exons ATGCCCTCTGTTCTtcctggagaagaggggcCACCATCTACTTCCGTTCCGGTACCCGACTGCGATGCCTGTCCCCCACCTTCCACTACCTGTTGTCAAGACCAAATCCAAAAAGAGTCAGCAGCCGTTGATCCAATAATTCCGGcaacctccaccatcaTTCTTCAAGCTTCTCCTGACCTCAGCTTGCGATGTAAATATGAGTGCAATGAGAAAGCTAATCTGACGGACGAGGGCAAACAACTACACAATGATGGTTGCGCCAGCTCAACAAGAACCGTTAGCGAAGAGACACTTCCCGAGTTTCAAAGTAGCTCACTCCCGCCAGGATGTACCTGGGGACCCAAACTCACTCCTGACCTCCTCAACGCCCTCAAACTCGATCCATCTCATTATCCATCCACCACATCCTCGGTCGGAACTTCCGTCGGAAGTTCCGAAACCGTTCCACGGATTATATGGGTATCGTTCCTTCCAAACTCTCCCCATaaccctttcttcttctctcgaACTCGCAAACTAGGTATCACGGCAGTAGCGACATGCTTCACTCTGTTAACCAGCGTGAATGTCTCGGCATACTCCATTGGGGAGACTTCCATGTGTAGAGATTTAGGTATCTCCGCCGAGACTGCGGCCGTCGGGCTCGGTATCTACTGTTTC GGCTTCGCTATAACTCCAATGATCCTCGCACCTCTCTCTGAAGAATTCGGCAGACGATGGACGTACGTCGCCGCAGTCTTTATATTCTTTGTTTTCCATATTATGATGGCGGCGGCCAAAAATCTCGCGACCATGTTAATCGCTCGAATCATTCAAGGTTGTGCTGGAAGTGTAGGCTCGACATTGGTGGGCGGCACCATTGCCGATATCTACATTCCTGTCCA GCGAGGTCTGCCATCGGCCGTTTTTGCATTCGCAGCAATCGCAGGGAGTGGTATGGGTCCAGTTATTTTCGCATGGGTTGAATCAACCACACGCTTGGAATGGAGGTGGATATGGTGGATACAGTCAA TGACCATTGGTGccctcttcccattcatCCTACTCATTATGCGAGAAACACGTGAATCCGTCATCCTTCGTCGACGAGCTGCAAAACTTCGCAAGGAACACCAACctggagaaaaaaatgaaaaagCCGATCAAAATCTCTTCCAGGCTCCAGACGGGGTAGTAGGCAGGTTCACAGCTTGGAGTGAAATGAACAGGATTGGATTGTGGGAAGCTATGCGCACAAGTGCCCTTAGACCATTCA CCTTCCTCGTCGTTGAACCAGTTGTTGCTTTCTTTGCTCTTTGGATGTCTATCGCT TGGGGCGTTTTATACATCCAAATCGGCGGTCTCCCCTATGTTTTTCGAAATATCTACGCTTTCTCCACCAATCAAGTCGGCCTCATCTACCTCTCCCTCGTGATTGGCGCTCTTATCGGCTTCTTTGCTAATTTTGTCCAGGACGCAATCTACCGTCGTCGTGTCCATTTGGATGGTGTCGAAGCTCGACTTTACGCCCCAATGGTCGCCGGAATCACTTTTGCTTTGGGTTGTTTCTTGTTCGGATTCACAAGCCTTCAGAGCATTTATTGGCTGGTGCCTTGTATAGGGATCGTCATCATTATCGCGAGCTGTTTGACTATTTACATAAGTGCTTTCGTGTA TCTGTCAGAATGTTACGGCTCATACGCCTCTTCCGCCATAGCCGGCCAAAGTTTCCTGCGAAACGCATTTGGAGGTGCGTTTTCAATGTTCACTGTCAAA ATGTATACCGCTATAACACCCCGATGGACAATTTTCACATGGGGTGTTGTCGCCCTCATTCTTGCCATGGTACCTTTTATTGCCTTCTACAAAGGTACTGTTATCCGTGCGCACTCCAAGTATTCCAAAATCTTAATGCgcgaggagagagaaaggatcgagagggagaaagaaaaaatagaGGAtcgagagggagaaagaagtaTTTAG
- a CDS encoding fungal specific transcription factor, with the protein MLGQYHGMSAQLAFHDESQWPEGLEKWEVQERRCLYWSIYTLDVFASSVWGSVIRHRSCQSFVSYPDHRLDDALSLSPTLAGELDTVNWIQGWNTVTDLYRAMEKVMDVAAYQNQRAAPHKPPDLPIPFGRPALSVIESWPVIRDRYDALPSVFKETKPLTGDFVDNVCSFQAADLSVTLQRKGCSDGNRLLPANKYGRSMSDRRRAAGRSGEYTHSVHAVDQLISAPFLHHLSAVGSLLGSVVQGPLTISTYLHIRQILLSFANLLACLETPFIPGGGSAKGFLSISPESISSCSQRLTTEDRTITFFGVNRPQSPTPLEQRQTLHHRLIHKSTVQSRPKLLLSVMQKNRWMKVVLNCHLLPH; encoded by the exons ATGCTCGGGCAGTATCATGGGATGTCGGCGCAATTGGCCTTTCACGATGAGTCACAGTGGCCGGAAGGGCTGGAAAAATGGGAAGTACAGGAGAGGAGGTGTTTG TACTGGTCAATATATACGCTCGATGTCTTCGCGTCATCCGTTTGGGGCAGTGTGATCCGTCATCGAAGCTGCCAAAGCTTCGTCTCATACCCAGATCACCGACTGGACGACGCCTTATCTCTATCGCCTACGTTGGCAGGCGAGCTGGATACCGTGAACTGGATACAGGGGTGGAATACTGTGACCGATTTGTACCGCGCCATGGAGAAGGTAATGGATGTTGCAGCCTATCAAAATCAACGGGCCGCCCCACATAAGCCTCCAGATCTACCAATTCCATTTGGCCGTCCTGCGCTTTCCGTCATCGAGTCTTGGCCAGTCATCAGGGATAGATACGACGCGTTGCCATCGGTGTTCAAGGAGACGAAGCCATTGACGGGGGATTTTGTCGACAATGTCTGTAGCTTTCAAGCGGCGGATTTGAGTGTCACGCTACAG AGGAAAGGCTGTTCGGATGGCAATCGCTTGCTGCCAGCCAATAAGTATGGCAGATCGATGTCAGATCGCAGGCGAGCTGCTGGACGTTCTGGCGAATATACCCACAGCGTACATGCAGTTGATCAGTTGATCAGCGCGCCATTC CTTCATCACCTATCGGCGGTCGGCAGTCTTTTGGGGAGCGTGGTGCAGGGTCCTCTGACCATCAGCACGTACCTTCATATCCGCCAGATCCT TTTGTCATTTGCAAACTTACTTGCCTGTCTCGAGACTCCTTTTATCCCCGGAGGGGGATCAGCGAAGGGCTTCTTAAGCATATCGCCCGAATCGATCTCTTCATGCAGTCAACGGTTGACAACCGAAGACCGGACCATCACATTTTTCGGGGTGAATCGCCCACAGTCTCCTACCCCTCTCGAGCAAAGGCAAACGCTGCACCACAGACTAATCCACAAATCAACAGTCCAAAGCCGCCCGAAATTGCTGCTGTCAGTCATGCAGAAAAACCGGTGGATGAAAGTGGTTCTGAATTGCCATTTGCTTCCTCATTAA
- a CDS encoding beta-flanking protein: MDFLKKMATEQLENALNGGQNNQQQGNNNNSYGNSHQGSLNNDNSQQQYGGNQNQSYGQQSGSYGQQSGGYGQQSGSYGQQETYGGQNQGYGQIGGSEYNRPHGQGGASSGNSGFPSIDSNTAVSAANEHNSNGNENSSLFSSALSFIGNMNKNDTDIDEEKVQRDHQQVYGQGNTGGMTSSSLGAAAAMQALKSFTSGGADTSSNKQGGGDMQSKIMGMAMSEAAKLFDSSGGNVQGNKQDAITSAGQVIMKLMLKSQVSGMIGGSNSGGLSGLASMASKFLS, encoded by the exons ATGGATTTTCTCAAGAAGATGGCTACAGAGCAGCTCGAGAACGCCC TCAACGGCGGCCAGAAcaaccagcagcaaggtAATAACAACAACTCTTATGGCAACAGCCACCAAGGCAGCCTCAACAACGACAACAGTCAGCAGCAATATGGTGGAAACCAGAACCAGAGCTATGGTCAACAGTCTGGTAGTTACGGTCAACAGTCTGGTGGTTACGGTCAACAGTCTGGTAGTTACGGACAGCAAGAGACCTACGGCGGTCAGAACCAGGGTTACGGTCAGATTGGTGGATCCGAGTACAACCGTCCTCACGGTCAAGGCGGTGCGTCCTCCGGGAACTCTGGTTTCCCCAGCA TCGACTCTAACACCGCCGTCAGCGCCGCCAACGAGCACAACTCTAACGGTAACGAGAACTCATCCCTCTTCAGCTCTGCCCTGTCTTTTATCGGCAACATGAACAAAAATGACACCGATattgatgaggaaaaggttCAGAGGGATCATCAGCAGGTGTATGGCCAGGGTAACACTGGTGGAATGACTTCTAGCTCCCTCGGAGC TGCCGCCGCTATGCAAGCCCTCAAGTCTTTCACCTCTGGCGGTGCTGACACTTCCAGCAACAAGCAAGGGGGGGGTGACATGCAGTCCAAG ATTATGGGTATGGCCATGTCTGAAGCTGCCAAGCTTTTTGACTCTTCTGGAGGCAACGTCCAAGGCAACAAGCAGGACGCCATCACCTCTGCTGGTCAGGTCATCATGAAGTTGATGCTCAAGAGCCAGGTTTCCGGC ATGATTGGTGGCTCCAACTCTGGCGGCCTTTCCGGTCTTGCAAGTATG GCCTCCAAGTTCCTTAGCTAA
- a CDS encoding monooxygenase, translating to MATYLTLPADLPNHEQGFKPDEDVHHQIHTIAQHWLSQVEIASVTNDGDLFASLFVKNGFWRDILAFTNDYRSIRSGNIAKAAKARFPLVKARDFTFAAKEPALEHPFPDVSFLSIHFDFQTETGPAYGVANLVYQDKQWKAFTVFTLLEGIHDHKQKVGANRERGTHNAKLSYDDRRAEEREFANSSPDVLIVGGGHNGLAAAAQLNTLGVSNLVIDTYKRVGDNWRLRYRSLSLHDPVYANHLPFYPFPENWPIFTPAGKLANFLESYVDVLEINVWTESTLDPVKTKFNESTKKWDVVIHRTHISGKKETREFSVSHVVLATGLGGGKPKMPAPFPGQNEWAGRVVHSSKHTSGADWTGKKALVVGACTSAHDLCVDFAKNGADVTMLQRSPTYVMSVDKGMAMLVSGLYGPHAPSTDLSDRIAESNPKIIAKLFHKRLIPQLAEQDKEMLDGLKKAGFNSWLGPENAGFLMMALEKAGGYYFSTGGSEMIINGDIKVKQGEIASFDPKSEITFKDGSKEKYDVVVFATGYTGFPDTIRATVGEQYAETFNPVWGLDEEGEIRGVCRESNIPNLFFIVGNLSACRLSSKTLALQILAQREGIFGERYTYAKQNADGDIDDKMVFKAINGLNGHLQPVEDKV from the exons ATGGCTACCTACCTTACTCTGCCAGCCGATCTCCCAAACCACGAGCAAGGCTTCAAGCCGGACGAAGATGTCCATCATCAGATCCACACCATCGCTCAACACTGGCTGTCTCAAGTCGAGATTGCCTCAGTGACGAATGACGGTGATCTTTTCGCTTCGCTCTTCGTTAAGAACGGTTTCTGGCGTGATATCCTCGCCTTCACCAACGACTACCGATCGATCCGATCTGGTAACATCGCCAAAGCTGCGAAG GCTCGATTCCCTCTTGTAAAAGCTCGTGACTTCACCTTTGCCGCTAAGGAACCCGCTCTTGAACACCCTTTCCCCGAtgtttctttcctctcgATTCACTTTGACTTCCAGACCGAGACCGGTCCCGCTTACGGCGTCGCCAACCTGGTCTACCAGGACAAGCAATGGAAGGCTTTCACCGTTTTCACCCTGCTCGAGGGCATTCACGACCACAAGCAAAAGGTCGGCGCCAACCGAGAGCGAGGTACTCACAACGCCAAGCTGTCGTATGATGATCGACGGGCTGAAGAGCGAGAGTTTGCCAACTCAAGCCCTGATGTATTGATCG TCGGTGGCGGTCACAACGGTCttgctgccgctgctcAGCTCAACACTCTCGGCGTCTCAAACTTGGTCATTGACACATACAAGCGAGTAGGAGACAACTGGAGATTGAGATACAG ATCATTGTCCCTCCACGATCCCGTCTACGCCAACCACCTCCCTTTCTATCCCTTCCCCGAGAACTGGCCAATCTTCACCCCCGCCGGTAAACTTGCCAACTTCCTCGAATCATACGTAGACGTCCTCGAAATCAACGTTTGGACGGAGTCCACTCTCGACCCTGTCAAGACCAAGTTCAACGAGTCTACCAAAAAGTGGGATGTCGTCATTCACCGAACCCACATCAgcggaaagaaggagacgaGAGAGTTCTCCGTCTCACATGTGGTCCTTGCTACCGGTCTCGGTGGTGGTAAGCCCAAGATGCCTGCTCCTTTCCCTGGACAAAACGAATGGGCTGGTCGAGTGGTTCACTCTAGCAAGCATACCTCTGGTGCTGACTGGACCGGCAAGAAGGCTTTGGTAGTTGGTGCCTGTACTTCAGCTCACGAT CTCTGTGTCGACTTCGCCAAGAATGGCGCCGATGTAACAATGCTTCAGCGATCCCCCACCTACGTCATGTCGGTAGACAAGGGTATGGCCATGTTGG TCTCTGGACTCTACGGTCCCCATGCCCCTTCAACCGACCTCTCCGACCGAATTGCTGAGAGCAACCCTAAGATCATCGCCAAGCTCTTCCACAAGAGGCTGATCCCTCAGCTTGCCGAGCAAGACAAAGAGATGCTCGAtggcttgaagaaggccgGTTTCAACTCATGGCTCGGTCCCGAGAATGCTGGTTTCCTCATGA TGGCTCTTGAGAAGGCTGGTGGCTATTACTTCTCGACCGGAGGCTCCGAGATGATCATCAACGGTGATATCAAGGTTAAACAAGGCGAGATCGCTTCTTTCGACCCCAAGTCCGAGATCACCTTCAAGGACGGCTCCAAGGAGAAGTACGAcgtcgtcgtcttcgcCACCGGCTACACCGGTTTCCCCGACACCATCAGGGCCACCGTAGGAGAACAATATGCCGAGACTTTCAACCCGGTTTGGGGCCTtgatgaggagggcgaAATCCGAGGTGTCTGCCGAGAATCGAACATCCCCAACCTCTTTTTCATCGTCGGCAACCTTTCAGCTTGTCGACTATCGTCCAAGACGCTCGCTCTGCAGATCTTGGCTCAGCGAGAAGGCATCTTTGGGGAACGATACACATACGCCAAACAAAACGCCGACGGAGACATCGACGACAAGATGGTCTTCAAGGCCATCAATGGTCTCAACGGCCACCTCCAACCCGTGGAGGACAAGGTATAA
- a CDS encoding transcription initiation factor TFIIA small subunit, variant 1, whose product MILTHDSVLSVTQGHLSTYGLLDNMWTFVVKDPQFKMEGIGGGSDMVGSSGVKIIARKNPDAPELKKKGAKD is encoded by the exons ATGATCCTAACTCACGATTCGGTTCTTTCGGTCACGCAGGGCCATCTTTCAACATACGGGCTTCTCGACAATATGTGGACCTTTGTTGTAAAAGACCCACAATTCAAGATGGAAGGCATTGGTGGAGG ATCTGATATGGTGGGCAGTTCAGGAGTGAAGATAATAGCGCGCAAAAATCCTGATGCGCCtgaattgaagaagaaaggtgCGAAGGACTAA